The DNA window GATTACGCACAGATCTGATCGTGTCGCGTTTATCGGCAGATGCCGAATAGGGAGAACAATGCTCGGTAATCTCACCGGATTGCACCTCGTCATCATCGCCGGAGTGCCGTTGGTACTCGTTGCAGTCGTCGTGGCTGCCGTGGTCATCGGCATCCGTCTTTCACGCAAGAACGCTCCCCGATTG is part of the Mycetocola zhujimingii genome and encodes:
- a CDS encoding SHOCT domain-containing protein; the protein is MLGNLTGLHLVIIAGVPLVLVAVVVAAVVIGIRLSRKNAPRLATSPSNPTEQIQRLAQLRDEGILTHAEYEAKRAEVLNRN